From Arachis stenosperma cultivar V10309 chromosome 2, arast.V10309.gnm1.PFL2, whole genome shotgun sequence, one genomic window encodes:
- the LOC130962047 gene encoding pentatricopeptide repeat-containing protein At4g02750-like → MRDLNIMLWRTPFSGSMRTVSAAELNSMIDAYVRNNNVRQARKLFDENPSTRSLVSWNMMMMAYVQQHQIRHAHDLFDQIPQRDAVSWNIMLAGFQRTMDTHRSFQCFLQMGRDGIGPNDYTLSILLRSVMGTHFDVLVQQLHALALHLGLNLNVFVGSALIKAYGSLRLKVALGRVFDDILIKDVTSWNALVSGYMEIGSMVDAQKAFDLMPERNIISWTTLVNGYIKNKRLNKARSVFNRMGERNVVSWTVMISGYVQNKRFMDALKLFLLMFKSGARPNHFTFSSVLDACAGCPSLLMGMQVHLCLIKSGITDDVISLTSLVDMYAKCGNMVAAFSVFESIRNKNLVSWNSIIGGYAMHGLATQALEQFDRMERVGVTPDEVTFVNVLSACVHAGLVEEGEKHFANMVAKYRIQAEMEHYSCMVDLYGRAGQLDKAKKLIRTMPFEPDVVLWGALLSACGLHSNIELGEYVAERIRKLESNHPVSYSMLSKIQGEKGTWSMVNELRDMMKEKQIKKQKAFSWVE, encoded by the coding sequence ATGCGTGACCTCAACATCATGTTGTGGCGTACGCCGTTTTCCGGTAGTATGCGTACGGTTTCAGCAGCAGAGCTCAATTCCATGATAGATGCTTACGTACGCAACAACAACGTACGCCAAGCACGCAAACTGTTTGACGAAAATCCCTCAACCCGCTCCCTTGTTTCCTGGAacatgatgatgatggcctacgttcaacaacatcaaattcGACATGCCCATGACCTATTCGACCAAATTCCCCAAAGAGATGCCGTTTCGTGGAACATCATGCTCGCTGGTTTTCAGAGAACCATGGACACTCACAGGTCTTTCCAGTGTTTCTTGCAAATGGGAAGAGACGGTATTGGGCCGAATGACTACACACTATCCATATTGCTCAGATCAGTTATGGGTACTCATTTTGATGTTTTGGTGCAGCAGCTTCATGCTCTTGCACTGCATTTGGGACTCAACTTGAATGTGTTTGTTGGGTCTGCTTTGATCAAAGCTTATGGGAGTTTAAGGTTGAAGGTGGCTTTGGGTCGTGTGTTTGATGATATATTGATAAAGGATGTAACATCTTGGAATGCTTTGGTTTCCGGTTACATGGAAATAGGAAGTATGGTCGATGCTCAAAAAGCATTCGACCTCATGCCTGAAAGAAACATCATTTCTTGGACTACTTTGGTCAATGGTTATATCAAGAACAAGAGACTTAACAAAGCAAGGTCTGTATTTAACAGGATGGGGGAGAGAAATGTGGTTTCTTGGACGGTAATGATTAGTGGGTATGTGCAAAACAAGAGATTTATGGATGCATTGAAGCTTTTTCTTTTGATGTTTAAGTCAGGGGCTCGTCCCAATCATTTTACGTTTTCAAGCGTGTTGGATGCATGTGCTGGTTGTCCTTCTCTTCTGATGGGCATGCAAGTCCACCTTTGTCTAATCAAGTCTGGCATAACAGACGATGTAATCTCATTGACATCCCTTGTTGATATGTATGCAAAATGTGGGAATATGGTTGCAGCATTTAGTGTGTTTGAGTCCATTCGAAACAAGAATTTGGTGTCGTGGAACTCGATAATTGGTGGTTATGCCATGCATGGTCTTGCAACTCAAGCACTGGAGCAGTTTGATAGAATGGAAAGAGTTGGTGTCACACCTGATGAAGTTACATTTGTGAATGTGTTATCAGCATGTGTACATGCAGGTCTTGTTGAAGAAGGTGAGAAGCACTTTGCCAACATGGTGGCCAAGTATAGGATCCAAGCAGAGATGGAGCACTATAGTTGCATGGTGGACCTGTATGGAAGAGCAGGGCAATTAGATAAAGCAAAGAAATTGATCAGGACTATGCCCTTTGAACCTGATGTGGTGTTGTGGGGTGCATTACTTTCAGCTTGTGGCCTGCATTCAAATATAGAACTTGGGGAGTATGTTGCGGAAAGAATCCGCAAACTAGAGAGCAATCATCCTGTTTCCTACTCAATGCTTTCaaagatccaaggtgagaaaGGGACATGGAGCATGGTAAATGAATTAAGGGACATGATGaaggagaaacaaataaaaaagcAGAAGGCATTTAGCTGGGTTGAGTGA
- the LOC130963099 gene encoding protein FAR1-RELATED SEQUENCE 5-like, producing MENDGKESYKDGDQSENLSVEYECSSDESDDMVDVIVDEAEADIINAGGLEKLITDLTIEDIWGLVFDTESQVCEFYAKYAKCYGFVSRKDLKTVDANGNINTSQLVCNKAGERHWKHLKRDNRQREHRAITRVNCKARIRFIRHYRTGKWKVSVFESEHNHPLCPPKYRHLIAANRGLDEADKTQADSLRACGVKTCHIMGYMVSQKGGYDKVGFTSKDLHNHISKTRRGKVKDGDAFAALAYLFSKVDSDPLFLGKFTLKDSRLDNLVWADGESVVDYECFGDVLAFDTAYKKNIYNKPLVIFSGTNHHGQTTIFGCALLSDEKSETLKWALKEFLEIMSGKLPGGIVTDGDRATREAILEVFPGIPHRLCAWHLHRNARWNEIISKYGLAENEWVQVIYNDRMKWATTYLREHFFGRIRTTSQCEGIHSLLKNYVDSKISLLEFMHKFSEVLRHYRNNHLTADFDTFYKFPVLTTCLKIFEKQTAEFYTINIFKLVKDEIEAVGALNVTECPNSEYIVEYSTSEYFNQQWEFKVSYNKDKDLFVCECRLFETRGLPCSHIFGVLKHRNANCVPTYLILKRWTRDAKSNFICSIGEQDAADDIAPTLRRGAMASICWKLCDISSKNSADYREISGELLKLISKVQNKGDAQARLSHTSALIGDPAVVKSKGTPRKVPKGQKRRRCSHCKSGRHFVRTCPLLAKEDSPAKYSNAEDEPMVEECDANKQTPSQNTKSIEEISLSEETLKAKTNTSGIEATEVPDVATTKIPGLPQYPMHHYPVVLPYQPYGGVLPIPFHPVPNGMAYFNQYPSTARITSYPQFSHVSSYSSGPRDSNTWAGLLNEVINNKKP from the exons atggagaatgatggcaAAGAGTCGTATAAGGATGGTGATCAATCTGAGAATTTAAGTGTTGAGTATGAGTGTAGTTCCGATGAAAGTGATGATATGGTGGATGTAATTGTAGATGAAGCAGAGGCAGATATAATTAATGCTGGTGGTTTGGAAAAGTTGATAACTGATTTGACCATCGAAGACATATGGGGACTGGTGTTTGATACAGAATCTCAAGTTTGTGAATTTTATGCCAAATATGCCAAGTGCTATGGATTTGTGTCCCGAAAAGACTTGAAGACGGTGGATGCTAATGGCAACATTAATACAAGCCAGTTGGTTTGCAATAAAGCAGGAGAAAGACATTGGAAGCACCTTAAAAGGGACAATCGACAAAGGGAGCATAGGGCAATTACTCGTGTCAACTGCAAGGCGAGGATTCGGTTCATTCGTCACTATAGAACGGGTAAGTGGAAAGTCAGTGTCTTTGAGAGTGAACACAATCATCCACTGTGTCCACCTAAGTACAGACATCTTATTGCCGCGAATCGTGGGCTTGATGAGGCCGATAAAACACAAGCAGATAGCTTGCGAGCATGTGGTGTTAAAACTTGCCACATAATGGGTTACATGGTTTCCCAAAAAGGTGGATATGATAAAGTGGGTTTTACTAGCAAAGACTTACATAACCACATTAGTAAGACTAGGCGTGGCAAAGTGAAAGACGGTGATGCATTTGCTGCGTTGGCCTATCTGTTTTCTAAAGTAGATAGTGACCCGTTATTTCTAGGAAAGTTCACCTTAAAGGATAGTAGGTTGGATAATTTGGTGTGGGCTGATGGAGAAAGCGTTGTTGATTACGAATGTTTTGGCGATGTACTGGCTTTTGACACCGCTTACAAGAAAAATATATACAACAAGCCCTTAGTCATATTTTCAGGGACCAACCACCATGGCCAGACGACTATCTTTGGATGCGCTCTGCTCTCAGATGAAAAGTCCGAAACTTTGAAGTGGGCACTGAAGGAATTTTTGGAAATCATGTCAGGAAAACTACCCGGAGGCATTGTGACAGACGGAGACCGTGCTACGAGAGAGGCTATTTTAGAAGTATTTCCTGGTATACCACACCGCCTTTGTGCATGGCATCTCCATCGTAATGCG AGATGGAACGAGATCATATCCAAATACGGACTTGCCGAGAATGAATGGGTCCAGGTAATTTATAATGACAGAATGAAGTGGGCTACCACATATTTGAGGGAGCACTTCTTTGGCCGCATAAGAACTACTTCACAGTGTGAGGGAATTCATTCATTATTGAAGAACTATGTTGACAGTAAAATCAGTCTCCTTGAATTCATGCATAAATTTAGTGAAGTACTAAGGCATTACCGAAACAACCATCTTACTGCTGACTTTGACACCTTTTATAAGTTTCCTGTTTTGACTACGTGCttaaaaatttttgagaaaCAAACTGCTGAATTTTAtactataaatatttttaaacttGTGAAAGATGAGATAGAAGCAGTAGGTGCTTTAAATGTGACTGAATGCCCAAACAGTGAATACATTGTTGAGTACAGCACGAGTGAGTATTTTAATCAGCAATGGGAATTTAAAGTATCTTACAATAAAGACAAGGACCTGTTTGTGTGTGAGTGCAGGCTATTTGAGACTCGTGGACTACCGTGCTCCCACATATTTGGGGTCTTGAAGCACCGCAATGCAAATTGCGTCCCTACATATCTTATCCTGAAAAGATGGACAAGAGATGCAAAGAGTAATTTTATATGCTCAATTGGCGAGCAAGACGCCGCTGATGATATAGCGCCCACACTTAGACGCGGTGCAATGGCATCTATTTGTTGGAAGCTTTGTGATATTTCTTCCAAAAATTCAGCAGACTATAGGGAAATCTCAGGTGAGTTACTTAAGCTAATTTCGAAGGTGCAAAATAAAGGTGATGCACAAGCAAGGCTTTCCCACACTTCAGCACTAATCGGTGATCCAGCTGTTGTGAAGTCAAAAGGGACTCCAAGAAAGGTTCCAAAAGGCCAAAAGAGGCGAAGATGTTCGCATTGTAAGTCAGGCAGGCATTTCGTTAGGACATGTCCATTACTCGCCAAGGAGGACTCCCCCGCCAAATACTCAAATGCTGAAGATGAACCAATG GTTGAAGAATGTGATGCCAATAAACAGACTCCCTCTCAGAACACAAAATCA ATCGAAGAAATCAGTCTAAGTGAAGAGACATTAAAAGCTAAGACCAACACATCAGGAATAGAAGCGACCGAAGTTCCAGATGTAGCCACAACCAAGATACCAGGATTGCCACAGTATCCTATGCATCATTATCCAGTGGTCCTTCCTTATCAACCTTATGGTGGAGTCCTCCCTATTCCTTTTCATCCTGTTCCAAATGGCATGGCGTACTTCAATCAATATCCTTCTACTGCCAGAATTACATCATATCCTCAGTTTTCGCATGTCTCGTCGTATTCTAGTGGACCCCGTGATAGCAATACATGGGCTGGACTTTTGAATGAAGTCATCAACAACAAAAAGCCATAG
- the LOC130960557 gene encoding 2-oxoglutarate-dependent dioxygenase DAO-like — protein sequence MCKLPTHKTKSKDKENTMEVPVVDFQQLRNKEEELKKLREACERCGCFRIINHTVPETLMADMKSVAKYLHDLPVEIKTKNKPVIPESGYRPPSEISPFYEGLALYDIHKSPQAVDQFCSQLGVPPKQRKTIEAYGEAVNDLATSVSQKMAESLDVVSTDFKDWPLLFRVIKYSFNAESIGSVGIPIHTDTSFVTLLQDDDKVGGLEIMDHSGSFKAVPPQSGSFLCIIGDVGHIWSNGRFHNVKHRVLCKEATTRLSFGVFMFSPRDGKIDTPTELVDLNHPRLYRSFNYEDLRQFRVSARGELAKFLANVANV from the exons ATGTGCAAACTACCCACACATAAAACCAAAAGCAAAGACAAAGAAAACACAATGGAGGTTCCTGTAGTAGATTTTCAGCAACTCAGGAACAAAGAGGAGGAGTTGAAGAAGCTAAGAGAGGCATGTGAGAGATGTGGGTGCTTCAGGATCATCAACCACACGGTTCCAGAAACACTCATGGCGGATATGAAATCAGTGGCAAAGTATCTTCACGACCTCCCCGTGGAGATCAAGACGAAGAACAAGCCAGTGATCCCTGAATCTGGCTACAGGCCACCATCTGAAATAAGTCCTTTCTATGAGGGATTGGCACTCTATGACATTCACAAATCGCCGCAGGCTGTGGACCAATTCTGCTCTCAATTGGGTGTGCCACCAAAGCAGAG GAAAACAATTGAGGCATATGGTGAAGCTGTTAATGACTTGGCAACAAGTGTATCACAAAAAATGGCCGAGTCTTTGGACGTAGTGAGTACTGATTTTAAGGACTGGCCATTGCTATTTAGGGTTATCAAGTATAGCTTCAATGCAGAAAGCATAGGCTCCGTAGGAATACCAATCCATACGGATACAAGCTTTGTGACCTTACTTCAAGATGATGATAAAGTTGGAGGTCTTGAAATTATGGACCACTCTGGATCATTTAAGGCAGTCCCTCCCCAATCTGGATCCTTCCTTTGTATTATTGGAGATGTTGGACAT ATATGGAGCAATGGAAGATTTCACAATGTGAAACACCGGGTATTATGCAAGGAAGCAACTACACGTCTTAGTTTTGGTGTGTTTATGTTTTCACCAAGGGATGGTAAAATTGATACCCCAACAGAGTTGGTGGACCTTAATCACCCACGGCTATATCGCTCATTCAACTATGAAGATTTAAGGCAGTTTCGAGTTAGCGCACGAGGGGAATTAGCAAAGTTCTTGGCCAATGTTGCAAATGTGTAG